In a single window of the Raphanus sativus cultivar WK10039 chromosome 9, ASM80110v3, whole genome shotgun sequence genome:
- the LOC108825955 gene encoding basic leucine zipper 1, whose protein sequence is MANAEKTSSGSDIDEKKRKRKLSNRESARRSRLKKQKMMEDTIHEISTLERRIKEYSERCKVARRRLDSVESENAALRSEKTWLSSYVRDLEKMIDTTTSLTLTQSGGDDQNANADGDCRRRPWQQYGCDSLQPVASFKT, encoded by the coding sequence ATGGCAAACGCTGAGAAGACAAGTTCAGGTTCCGACATAGacgagaagaagaggaaacgCAAGTTGTCAAACCGCGAATCTGCTAGGAGATCGCGTCTCAAGAAACAGAAGATGATGGAAGACACGATCCACGAGATCTCGACTCTCGAGAGACGAATCAAAGAGTACAGCGAGAGATGCAAAGTGGCGAGACGGAGGCTTGACTCGGTCGAGTCGGAAAACGCGGCTTTGAGATCGGAGAAGACGTGGCTTTCAAGCTACGTGAGAGATTTAGAGAAAATGATTGATACGACGACTTCCTTAACGCTGACGCAGAGTGGCGGCGATGATCAGAACGCAAACGCGGATGGAGATTGTAGGCGTAGACCATGGCAGCAGTATGGTTGTGATTCTCTACAACCAGTTGCGTCCTTCAAGACATGA
- the LOC108828738 gene encoding uncharacterized protein LOC108828738, translated as METPPAEELLKKIRELEESQEHLKREMSRLKVSAAAAEVKHQHRSHSMSPQRRRNSGGDGAGAAAPRWRKSGTASFRHASPLRKESHSRGGGGEEEEGRGKFTEKQYLNILQSMAQAVHVFDLNGHIIFWNSMAEKLYGFSASEALGKDPIDILVDDQDAAVAQNITRRCGCGESWTGEFPVKNKAGDRFSVVTTMSPFYDDDGSLIGIICITNDAALFQDPRASQAKTRGQEGETSFSRVASKLGLDSKEAVVSKLGLDSQQPIQVAIKSKISDLASKVGNKVRSKMQAGDNSAAHHEGGSGDSHYSDQGFFEAALFERKEDAGASSTARGDFIQSPFGVFLRSDDKSSSKPFRDSSDENDGIIRKRLASKAEEWMAKKGLSWPWRGNEQEGLEGRRGHSVWPWVHNEPQKEQGHQSYRAVNNEAVGGSWSSPVNVNSTSSASSCGSTSSSVMNKVDMDSDCLDYEILWEDLTIGEQIGQGSCGTVYHGLWFGSDVAVKVFSKQEYSEEIITSFRQEVSLMKRLRHPNVLLFMGAVTSPQRLCIVTEFLPRGSLFRLLQRNTSKLDWRRRIHMAFDIARGMNYLHHCSPPIIHRDLKSSNLLVDRNWTVKVADFGLSRIKHETYLTTKTGRGTPQWMAPEVLRNEAADEKSDVYSFGVVLWELVTEKIPWENLNAMQVIGAVGFMNQRLEVPKDVDPLWISLMESCWHSEPQCRPTFQQVMEKLRELQRKYTIQFQAARAASIDNSSLKEK; from the exons ATGGAGACTCCACCAGCGGAGGAGCTTCTCAAGAAGATACGAGAGCTAGAGGAAAGCCAGGAGCATCTCAAGCGCGAGATGTCGAGGCTCAAGGTCTCTGCAGCCGCGGCCGAGGTTAAGCATCAGCATCGCTCGCATTCAATGTCTCCGCAGCGGAGGAGAAACAGTGGTGGTGATGGAGCTGGAGCTGCTGCTCCGAGATGGAGGAAGAGCGGGACGGCGTCGTTTCGCCACGCTTCCCCGCTGCGTAAGGAGAGCCACAGCCGCGGCGGAGGCggcgaggaggaggagggaagAGGGAAGTTTACGGAGAAAcagtatttgaatattttgcaGTCTATGGCGCAAGCTGTTCATGTCTTTGATCTCAACGGACATATCATCTTTTG GAACTCAATGGCGGAAAAGCTTTACGGTTTCTCAGCATCAGAAGCACTTGGGAAGGATCCGATTGATATTCTTGTGGATGACCAAGACGCTGCGGTTGCACAGAACATCACTCGGCGTTGCGGCTGCGGAGAGAGCTGGACTGGTGAGTTTCCTGTCAAGAACAAAGCAGGAGACAGGTTTTCGGTAGTGACTACAATGTCTCCTTTCTACGATGACGATGGCTCTCTTATTGGGATCATATGCATCACAAACGATGCTGCTCTTTTTCAAGACCCGAGAGCCTCTCAAGCTAAGACAAGAGGGCAAGAAGGGGAAACAAGCTTTAGCCGGGTTGCATCTAAGCTTGGTCTTGACTCTAAAGAGGCTGTTGTGTCGAAACTTGGGCTTGATTCTCAGCAGCCTATACAAGTCGCTATTAAATCCAAGATATCAGATTTG GCATCCAAGGTGGGGAACAAGGTCAGGTCAAAGATGCAAGCAGGTGATAACAGCGCTGCACACCATGAAGGTGGAAGTGGGGACAGTCATTATTCGGATCAAGGTTTCTTCGAAGCTGCTTTGTTTGAACGTAAGGAGGATGCAGGTGCTAGCAGCACAGCTAGGGGAGATTTTATCCAGTCTCCTTTTGGTGTGTTCTTGCGTAGCGATGACAAGTCTTCTTCAAAGCCTTTCAGAGACTCCAGCGATGAAAACGATGGAATCATCCGTAAGAGACTCGCCTCAAAAGCTGAAGAATGGATGGCAAAGAAAGGATTGTCGTGGCCGTGGAGAGGGAATGAGCAAGAAGGTTTGGAAGGAAGGCGTGGTCATTCGGTGTGGCCTTGGGTGCATAATGAACCGCAAAAAGAACAAGGTCATCAGAGTTATAGGGCTGTTAATAATGAGGCTGTGGGTGGGTCTTGGTCTTCCCCTGTTAATGTGAACAGCACAAGCAGTGCTAGCAGCTGTGGAAGTACTAGCAGCAGTGTCATGAACAAGGTTGATATGGATAGTGACTGCTTGGACTATGAAATCTTGTGGGAGGATTTGACAATTGGAGAACAAATTGGACAAG GTTCGTGTGGAACTGTCTATCATGGTCTATGGTTTGGATCT GATGTTGCTGTAAAGGTGTTCTCCAAACAAGAATATTCAGAAGAGATCATAACATCTTTTAGACAAGAG GTATCGTTGATGAAAAGACTTAGACATCCAAATGTTCTACTGTTTATGGGAGCTGTGACATCTCCCCAGCGTCTCTGTATCGTGACAGAGTTCCTTCCACG TGGAAGTCTCTTCCGTTTGCTGCAGAGGAACACATCAAAACTGGATTGGAGACGACGTATCCATATGGCATTTGACATT GCTCGTGGCATGAACTATCTTCACCATTGTAGTCCACCCATCATTCACCGCGATCTGAAGTCATCAAATCTATTGGTTGATCGAAACTGGACAGTGAAG GTTGCTGACTTTGGTCTCTCGCGTATCAAGCATGAGACATACCTCACTACGAAGACCGGAAGGGGAACG CCTCAATGGATGGCACCAGAGGTTCTTCGAAATGAAGCTGCTGATGAAAA GTCTGACGTTTACAGCTTTGGAGTAGTACTATGGGAGCTTGTGACTGAGAAGATTCCGTGGGAAAATCTAAATGCTATGCAG GTGATTGGAGCTGTGGGATTTATGAACCAGAGACTCGAAGTCCCAAAGGATGTTGATCCTCTGTGGATTTCTCTAATGGAAAGCTGCTGGCATAG TGAACCACAGTGCAGACCGACGTTCCAACAAGTTATGGAGAAACTAAGAGAGCTTCAAAGGAAATACACTATACAGTTTCAGGCAGCTCGTGCTGCATCGATAGACAACTCTTCCCTCAAGGAAAAATAA
- the LOC108828230 gene encoding ATP-citrate synthase beta chain protein 2 produces MATGQLFSRTTQALFYNYKQLPVQRMLDFDFLCGRETPSVAGIINPGSEGFQKLFFGQEEIAIPVHAAIEAACAAHPTADVFINFASFRSAAASSMAALKQPTIKVVAIIAEGVPESDTKHLIAYARANNKVVIGPATVGGIQAGAFKIGDTAGTIDNIIQCKLYRPGSVGFVSKSGGMSNEMYNTVARVTDGIYEGIAIGGDVFPGSTLSDHILRFNNIPQIKMMVVLGELGGRDEYSLVEALKQGKVNKPVVAWVSGTCARLFKSEVQFGHAGAKSGGEMESAQAKNQALMDAGAIVPTSFEALESAIKETFEKLVEEGKVSPIKEVTPPQIPEDLSSAIKSGKVRAPTHIISTISDDRGEEPCYAGVPMSSIIEQGLGVGDVISLLWFKRSLPRYCTKFIEMCIMLCADHGPCVSGAHNTIVTARAGKDLVSSLVSGLLTIGPRFGGAIDDAARYFKDACDRNLTPYEFVEGMKKKGIRVPGIGHRIKSRDNRDKRVELLQKFARSNFPSVKYMEYAVTVESYTLSKANNLVLNVDGAIGSLFLDLLAGSGMFTKQEIDEIVQIGYLNGLFVLARSIGLIGHTFDQKRLKQPLYRHPWEDVLYTK; encoded by the exons ATGGCAACGGGACAGCTGTTTTCTCGGACCACACAAGCTCTGTTCTACAACTACAAGCAGCTTCCTGTCCAACGAATGCTCGATTTCGACTTCCTCTGTG gacGTGAAACCCCTTCTGTTGCTGGAATCATCAACCCTGGCTCTGAAGGGTTTCAGAAGCTCTTCTTCGGACAAGAGGAGATCGCTATCCCTGTTCACGCCGC TATCGAGGCAGCTTGTGCTGCGCATCCAACCGCGGATGTATTCATCAACTTCGCATCTTTCAGGAG TGCTGCTGCTTCGTCCATGGCTGCTTTGAAGCAGCCAACTATCAAAGTTGTGGCTATTATAGCAGAAGGTGTTCCTGAATCAGACACCAAGCACCTGATTGCTTATGCTCGTGCTAACAAcaag GTTGTTATTGGACCGGCTACTGTTGGTGGTATTCAAGCTggtgccttcaagattggtgaCACTGCAGGGACTATTGATAACATTATCCAGTGCAAGCTTTACAGACCTGGATCTGTTGGTTTTGTCTCCAAATCT ggtgGAATGTCTAATGAAATGTACAATACTGTTGCTCGTGTCACTGATGGGATCTATGAAG gGATTGCTATTGGTGGAGACGTGTTCCCTGGATCCACTTTGTCTGATCACATCCTGAGGTTTAACAACATCCCACAG ATAAAAATGATGGTTGTGCTTGGAGAGCTTGGAGGAAGAGATGAGTACTCTCTTGTTGAGGCTTTGAAACAGGGGAAAGTGAATAAACCTGTTGTTGCTTGGGTCAGTGGGACTTGTGCACGTCTCTTCAAGTCTGAAGTGCAGTTTGGTCACGCG GGTGCTAAAAGTGGTGGCGAGATGGAGTCTGCACAAGCCAAGAATCAAGCTCTTATGGATGCTGGAGCCATTGTTCCCACTTCATTCGAAGCTCTCGAATCTGCAATCAAAGAGACTTTTGAGAAACTG GTTGAAGAAGGAAAGGTCTCTCCAATAAAGGAAGTCACTCCTCCACAGATCCCCGAGGATCTCAGTTCTGCAATCAAGAGTGGGAAAGTCCGAGCTCCTACTCACATCATCTCCACCATTTCTGATGACAGAG GGGAGGAACCATGCTATGCTGGTGTTCCGATGTCTTCCATCATCGAACAAGGCTTAGGAGTTGGTGATGTCATTTCCCTTCTATGGTTCAAACGTAGCCTTCCTCGTTACTGTACAAAATTCATTGAG atgtgCATAATGCTGTGTGCTGATCATGGTCCATGCGTCTCGGGAGCTCACAACACCATTGTGACAGCAAGAGCAGGCAAAGACCTTGTCTCAAGTCTTGTCTCTG GTTTATTAACCATTGGCCCTAGATTCGGTGGTGCCATTGATGACGCTGCTAGGTACTTCAAGGACGCTTGTGACAGG AACCTCACACCTTATGAGTTCGTTGAGGGAATGAAGAAGAAGGGAATCAGAGTCCCTGGGATTGGACACAG GATCAAGAGCAGAGACAACAGAGACAAGAGAGTGGAGCTGCTCCAGAAATTTGCTAGGTCTAACTTCCCATCAGTGAAGTACATGGAGTACGCAGTAACAGTGGAGAGCTACACGCTCTCAAAGGCCAACAACCTTGTACTCAACGTTGACGGAGCCATTGGGTCTCTCTTCTTGGACCTTCTAGCTGGAAGTGGGATGTTCACTAAGCAAGAGATCGATGAGATTGTTCAGATCGGTTACCTCAACGGTCTCTTTGTTCTTGCTCGTTCCATCGGTTTGATTGGGCACACATTTGATCAGAAGAGGTTGAAGCAGCCATTGTACCGTCACCCATGGGAAGATGTGTTGTACACCAAGTGA